AGGTCCTCGATCTCCTCTTCGAGCTCCTCGATGGACTTGCCGGAGCCGAGTTCGAGGTCCTGTTTGAGCTCCTCGACCTCGTCGAACAGCTCGTTGGCCTCGGCGTTGAGCTCGTTGCGCTTGTCCTTGTGCTCTTGGACCTGCTCGTTGAGCTCGTCGCGGTTCTCGCGGTGTTCCTGGGCCTCGTCGACCTTCTCGCGGGTCTTCGCGTTGAGGTCGTCGCGCTTGGAGGCGCGCTCGGAGGCCATCTGGTTCAGCTCGTTGCGTCGGTCTCGCAGCTGACCGGCGCGCTTGATGAGCTGCCCCTTGGAGCCGTTCTCCAAGTCGTCCTCAGAAAGGTCCACGTTGTCCGCCTCGTCCATCGCTTCCACGTCGTACTGCTCGATGACTTCTTCTTTCGTTACCATTTGTTATCTCTCCATCACCGCTCCGGCGATAGCGGACGCTCGCTGTGGTGCGTCGGGCCGTCTGCAAGAAATCCCGTTCATTTCAGCGTGCGATCCCACCAGCGCCAGAGGCGTTCTGGTACCCGCAACTACCCCCGGGCGATACATAAATACTTCGGTGATTTCCGTGTACACCGGTGTCACGGGGCGTGTACCGCTCGATTTCCGTGGTTATCGTTCACACGGCCGTCCGCGCCTACGACGCGTCGCCGCTCTCGACCGCGTACGAGAGGACGACCCCGTCGTCGAACCGCTCCGTCTCGGTGAGCGTCAGGTCGGGGAACCCCTCGGTGAAGCCGGCGCCGTCCGCCAGCGTGGGCGCGTCGCGGCCGCCGATCACGAGCGAGCCGACATAGACGTGAAGCTCGTCGACGACGCCGGCCTCGAAACACGAGAAGATCACCTCGCCGCCCCCCTCGACCATCAGGCGGTCGACGCCGCGGTCGGCGAGCTTCCCGAACCCCGCGGCGACGTCGACGCGCTCCTCGCCGGCCACGATCACCTCCGCGCCCGCGTCGGCCAGCGACTCCCGCCGGTCCCGCTCGGTCGCGGCCGAGACGAGGAGGTACGTCGTCGCGGCGTCGTCGAGGATCCGGGCGTCGGTCGGCGTCCGACCCGTTGAGTCGACCACGACGCGAGCGGGGTCACCGGGGCGCCCGTTCCGCAGGCGCTCGACCCGGCGGTCCTCCTCGTCGAGCGTGAGGTGCGGGTCGTCCGCGAGGACGGTCCCGACCCCGACGAGCACCGCGTCCGCGGCCGCCCTGACGCGGTCGACCCGGTCGAAGTCCTCCGGGCCGGAGATGCGGAGCTGCTCCCGGCGGCGGGTGGCGAGCTTCCCGTCGACGCTCTGGGCCGCGTTGACGACCACGTGCATACGTCAGGGTCGTCCCGGGGCGAAATGGTCGTTTCGGTCGTGGAGGTCCCACCCCAACACGTATTCGCCGGAACGACGAACGTGAGGCCATGAGACGCTCAACGCTGCTCATCGTCCTCGGCGTGTTCCTCTTCGTCCTCCCGATCCCGGGCACGTTCATCCTCGGCGCGCTGGTCGTGCTGGCTGGCCTCGCCGCCCGTCTCTTCGGGCTCTGACCCGACACCGTTTAGCCGGCGCCGGCCGAGCGCCCACCCGTGTCCGACCCAACCGCGCACCACGTCGGCGTCACCGTGTCCGACCTCGACCGCGCCGTCGACTTCTACGCCGAGACGTTCGGCCTCGACGTCGTCAGCGAGTTCTCCGTCGGCGGCGACGCCTTCGCGGAGGCGGTCGGCGTCGAGGGCGCGTCGGCCGAGTTCGCCCACCTCGACGCCGGCGACGCGATCGTCGAACTCGTCGCGTACGACCCGGCGGGCGAAGAGACCGCTGACCCCGAACTGAGCCGATCCGGCGCGACCCACCTCGGTCTCACCGTCGACGACGTGGAGGCCTTTTACGCCGACCTCGCGGCCGACGTGGAGACGCTCAGCCCCCGCGGACGACCGAGAGCGGGACGACGATCCTGTTCGTTCGGGACCCGGAGGGGAACCTCATCGAAGTGCTCGACGCCTGAGGTCGCGCCGGCTCGCCCCCGCTGACTACTGTCGACCTACCTCGCGCATCACGAGCAGCGACATCGGAAAGCTCGCGGCCACCAGCCCGTAGACGCCGCCGAGGATCGGTTCGACGCCGAACTCGGGGGCGAGCAGGTAGCCGGCGCCGAAGCCGATCGGATCCAACACCAGCGCGGTGAGGATCAGTTGCGCCTGAAACGAGAGCGTCTCGAACCAGCGGGGAAGGAGGGCCATTGCGGTCCCGCGTTCACGCGTCAGTCAAATAAAACCTCGAGGTACCGCTCCGCGACCGACCGCGGGTCGGCTCACTTCACCTTCGTGCCCGGCCCGGCGTCCTCGTAGGTGGTGAGGAGGTCGGCCTCCTCGCCGGCCGCGAGCACCATGCCGTTCGACTCGACGCCGAACAGCTCCGCCTTCTCCATGTTCGCGAGGACGATCACCTTCGTGTCGGGGAGGTCGTCGACGTCGTGGAGCTGCTTGAGCCCCGCCACGATCGTCCGGGTCTCGGCGCCGAGGCCGACGGTGAGCCGCACGAGGTCGTCGGCGCCCTCTATCCCTTCCGCCTCGTCGATCCGGCCGACGCGGATGTCCAGTTCCTGGAACTCGTCGAAGCTGATGCGGTCGTCGCTGAGGGGTTCGATGTCGGTCATGTCGGTGTCGTCGGCTTCGCCGGCGTCCGTTTCGCCTTCCTCGTCGTCCTCGTCGTCGCGCTCCGACTCGGCGACGCGCGCTTCGAGCTTCTCGTTCAGCGCCTCGACGCGCTCGTCTTCGATCTGTTCGAACAGCTCGGTCGGCTCGCTCAGGTCGCCGGCGGGCCCCTCGCGGGCGGCCTCGACGGTGGCGTCGTGAACGGAGCCGGGCTCGCCCAACTGGTCCCAGAGCCGCTCGCTCTTCTCGGGCGCCAGCGGCTCGAAGAGGACGGCGATCGCCTTCGCGAGCGCGACGCAGTCGTAGATCACCTGTCCGGCCGCTTCAGGCTCCTCGTCGACGAGCTTCCACGGCTCGTTGCGCTGGATGTACTCGTTGCCGAACCGCGCGAGGTCGGTGACGGCGTCGCCGAGCGCGCGGACGGAGTAGTCGTTGACCGCGGCCGCGACGTCGTCGACCGCCTCGTCGATCCGCGCCGCCACGTCGTCGCTCGGGGCGTCGGCGTCGGGACCGTCCTCGTAGTTGCGGTGGGCAAAGAGGAGGGAGCGGTAGAGGAAGTTGCCGACGGTGCCAACCAGTTCGGTGTTGACCCGCTCCGCAAACTTCTCCCACGAGAAGTCCACGTCCTGCTGGAACCCGCCGTTGGTCGCGAGGTAGTAGCGCAGCGGGTCGGGGTGGAACCCCTCGTCGAGGTACTCGTCGGCCCAGACCGCGCGGTCGCGGCTCGTGGAAAAGCCCTTGCCGTCGAGGGTGACGAAGCCGGACGCCAACACGGCGCGCGGCTCCGCGTGGTCGGTCGCCTCTAACATTGCGGGCCAGAAGATGGTGTGGTGCTGGATGATGTCGCGGCCGATCACGTGGACGATCTCGCCGCCCTCGGGGTACTCGTCGCTCGCGCCCTCCTTCCACGCGGTCTCCCAGTCGAACGCGTCGGCGCCGACGCGCTCGGAGTACTGCTTCGTCGACGAGATGTACTCGATCGGGGCGTCGACCCAGACGTAGAGGACCAAGTCCTGCTCGCCGTCGTCGCCGGGGTAGTCGATCCCCCAGTCCATGTCGCGGGTGATACACCAGTCCTGAAGCCCCTGCTCGATCCACTCGCGGGGCTGGTTCCGGGCGTTCGAGGTCCCCTCCAGCCGGTCGAGGAACTCGGAGAGGTACTCCGAGAACTCCGAGACCGCGAAGAACTTGTGGGTGCGCTCGTGGTACTCCGCGGGGTTGCCGGTGATCGTCGACTCGGGGTCCTCCACCTCGCCGGGTTCGAGGTGGCGCTGGCACCCCTCGTCGCACTCGTCGCCGCGGGCGTGGGCGCCGCAGTACGGGCAGGTCCCCTCGACGTAGCGGTCGGGGAGGTACTGGTCGTCGACGGGGTCGTACGCGACCATAATCTCCTTCTCGTAGAGGTGGCCGGCCTCGTCGAGGTCGCGGACGAGCCGCTGGGTTATCTCGGTGTTCGTCTCGTCATGGGTGTGGCCGTAGTTGTCGAACTCGACGTTGAACTTCGGGAACGTCTCGGCGTACTGCTCGTGCCAGTCGAGCGCGAACTTCTCTGGCGAGACCCCTTCCTGCTCGGCGTTGACCGCGACGGGGGTGCCGTGCATGTCGGAGCCGGAGACGAAGGCGGTCTCCTGGCCGAGTCGTTCGAGCGCGCGGCTGTACACGTCGCCGCCGACGTAGGTGCGGAGGTGACCGATGTGGAGGTCGCCGTTGGCGTACGGCAGTCCACAGGTCACCACCGCCGGGCGGTCGGTGGGGAAGTCGTCGTGGCTCATGTGGTGTGTATGTCGTGTGTCGGTCGATCGGGTCTAAAGCCCGCTGGTTCGGGGCCGTCATCGCCGGAGCGAAGACCGCCGGAATCGACGGCCCGGGCGCTGCGGAGAGGCGACGGGATTCGCCGGAGCGCCGACGCCGGTCGCGTTACCGACCGACTGCGGCGCGACGGGTCCACCCGCCGCTAGAAGGAGCGCATCCGCATCCCGGACCGCCGAGTATCGGTCACACCCGTCGATTCGGGCGGTCAGGTCTAAAAAGCGTCGCCGGTCGGCGGCCCGCGAGCCGCCCGCGTCGGCTCACGGCAGCCCGCGGACGGTCCGCGTCGACTCACAGCAGCTCGCGGACGATCCGCGCCGCCTCGGCCGCGGTGGGCGCGAGGACGTAGACGATCGGCTCGACGCCGACCGCGCCGGTCTGGTACAGCACGAGCGTCTCCTCGCCGGCGGGGAGGTCGGCGGCCGCGACCGCGTCAGCGACGGCCTCGCGCGTCGGGCGCTCGGCGTCGAACTCGACGGTCGGGTGGGACTCGTTGAGCGCCTCGACCGTCCCTGGGTCGTACCGGAGGTTCACCGCGCCCCGAACGTCCGCGCCCGCCTCGCGCGCCGCGAGCAGCACCGTCGCGACGTGTTCGCTCACGCCGAACTCCGGCTCGCCGGGCACCATCGCCCGCCCCTTCACGTCGACGAGCCGACCCGGGACTGCGGCGACGTCGTCGACGGTGGCGGCGTCGGCGGTACACTCCGCGACGTTCGCGCCGACGTTCGGGATGAGCCCGGCGAACCCAGAGGCGTTCGTCAGGGTCCGGAGCCCCCGCCGGACCGAGGTGAGGACGCGCTCGCGCTCGCGGAGGCCGCTGTCCGGGTCGTGGACCGAGAACTCCACGTCGGCGTCCGCGAGCGCCGGCATCGCCTCCTCGTGGAGGTCCGCGAGGAGGTCTCCCTCCTCCAGCTGGCGGATCAGCACCTCTATCTCGATGAGCGCGGCCACCGGCGTGAGGTCGCCGCTCGCGAGCCCCTCGCCCACGCGCTCGACGAGGTCGCGCACGCGCTCGTCCGCGACGATCGCCTCGCGTCTGGCCACGTCGCCGGCGGCGTACTTCGAGACCGCCGACTGCGAGATGCCGAGCGCCTCGGCCACCTCGCTCTGGGTGAACCCGCGGTCGCGGAGGTCCTCCGCGAGCATCGAGCGGACGGTCGGCAGGAACTCGTCGACGACGACCTCCTCGATGAACCTCATTCGCGATCACCCTCCGCCGCTTTCGCCGCCTCGCCGCCCTCGCCCCCGAACTCGGGATCGTTGCCGATCCGCGACGCCTGCGGGCCGTCCTGTCCCTGGTACTTCGAGCCCCGCTCGGCGCCGTACGGGCGGTCGGCGGGCCGCTTCAGCTCCGTGAAGGTGAGCTGCGAGACGCGCATGCCCGGCGAGAGCGCGACCGGGGCGGTCCCGAGGTTCGAGAGTTCGAGGGTGATCTGCCCCTCGTAGCCGGGGTCACACAGGCCCGCGGTCGCGTGGACGACGATCGCGAGCCGGCCGAGCGAGGAGCGCCCCTCGACGTGCGCGACGAGGTCGTCCGGGATCGCAACGCGCTCGACGGTCGTCCCGAGGACGAAGTCGCCGGGGTGGAGGATGAACTCGTCGCCCTCGTCGACGGTCGTCTCGGTGACGTACTCGCTCACCTCGCCCGCGTCGGTCGGGTGAATACAGGGGATGTTGGTGCGCTGGAACTCTAAGAACCGCTCGCCGAGGCGCAGGTCCACGCTCGCGGGCTGGACCTGCTGGTCGACGTCGTCGAGCGGCTCGATCGCGAGGTCGCCCTCCGCGAGCCGGTCGAGGATGTCGGCGTCCGACAGGATCATACCGAGACGGGGAGCGCCGGCGGCTTAAAAACTCCCGAATTCGCGGTCGCGCCCGTTCCGACCGACGGCCGCGGCCGACCGTCCTGAGGACTCAGACCGCCGCCAGCAACAGCGCGATGGCGGCGAAGAACGTCGCCACGCCGGCCGCGGCCCCGCGACCGAGGTCGTGTTCGGCCTCTAACCCGGCGACGACGACGACCCACTGGATCGCTATCGCTATCGCGGACGCGACCAGCAGCGGTCCCGTCGCGCCCGTGATCGCGGCGACGAGGTCCGTCGCGAGCGCCTCGAACGACGACCCCGCCGGCGCCGCGTTCGAGAGCGCGTACCAGATCGCGGCGATCCCGGCCCCGAGTCGGAGCAGTTCCGCGCCGAGCGCCCACCCGGCGATCACGAAGGAGTCACCCACGGAGCCGGAACCGCCCGCGACGCGCGCCCCGACGTGGAGCGCGAGCGCGAACATGATCCACCAGAGGGGGACGCCCAGCAGGCCGTAGTGTATGTAACCGGTCGCGGCGTCGCGGAGTTCCTCCCCGGCGTCGACCTCGATCCGTTTCGGCTCGTCGCATTGGTCGGCAAGCACGGAGTCGGAGTCGTCACCGAACGTCTCGCAGGTCGACTCCGGCGGGCGATCGGGGTTGTCGACGGTGATCTGCTGGTCGACCGTCGCGTCGAAGACGGCCCCGAGCGCGACGATCCCGAGGGCGGTGCCGACCGTGACGACGACGAGCATCGCGACCGCGACGCTCTCGGCTCGGGGGGAGCCGAAGGCGTCGCGGACGCGGTCGACGAGGCCACCGGGCAGGCTCGCGAGCGCGGCGAGCGGGGAGGGCATGGTCGGGGCATCTCCGGCGATCGGCAAGTGCTTTTCCGCTCGGTGGCGGTGACCGCGGTCCGGGACCGATCCGACGCCTCACGCGGGCCGCGTCACTCCCGGTCGAGTTCGGTCTCCGCGTCGGCGTCGGTCTCCTCGGCCTCGCTCGCGGCGGCCTTCCGCGCGCGGTCGGCCGCGAGTTCGCGGTCGATGTCGTCCTCGACGTACCCCATCGACTCGACGGTGACCACGTTGCCGCCGCCGGGGTCGACCACCATCACCTCCTCGCCCTCGTCGATCTCGCCCTCCATCGACCGGGCGGAGTAGTGGGGGTTGAACCCGCCGCCGGCGAGCTTCACCTCGCCGCCCGTGGGGGTCACCCGCTCCGTGACGGTCCCGGTCTTCCCTTTCAGGGAGTCGCTGTCGCTGGTCTGTTGTTGCCCCTTCCCGCCGTAGAGGTCGAACTCGTGGTAGCCGTAGAAGGCGGCGGCGCCGAACGCCAGCGTGAGGAAGGCCATGAGGGCGACCAGCGCGGCGCCGGCCACGACCGACGAGAGGATGAGCCCGCCGAGGCCGGCGCCGATGAGCGCGATGCCGACGACGATGAAGTTCGCCCCCGGCGCGAGCG
The sequence above is a segment of the Halorubrum sp. 2020YC2 genome. Coding sequences within it:
- a CDS encoding 2,5-diamino-6-(ribosylamino)-4(3H)-pyrimidinone 5'-phosphate reductase; translation: MHVVVNAAQSVDGKLATRRREQLRISGPEDFDRVDRVRAAADAVLVGVGTVLADDPHLTLDEEDRRVERLRNGRPGDPARVVVDSTGRTPTDARILDDAATTYLLVSAATERDRRESLADAGAEVIVAGEERVDVAAGFGKLADRGVDRLMVEGGGEVIFSCFEAGVVDELHVYVGSLVIGGRDAPTLADGAGFTEGFPDLTLTETERFDDGVVLSYAVESGDAS
- the metG gene encoding methionine--tRNA ligase gives rise to the protein MSHDDFPTDRPAVVTCGLPYANGDLHIGHLRTYVGGDVYSRALERLGQETAFVSGSDMHGTPVAVNAEQEGVSPEKFALDWHEQYAETFPKFNVEFDNYGHTHDETNTEITQRLVRDLDEAGHLYEKEIMVAYDPVDDQYLPDRYVEGTCPYCGAHARGDECDEGCQRHLEPGEVEDPESTITGNPAEYHERTHKFFAVSEFSEYLSEFLDRLEGTSNARNQPREWIEQGLQDWCITRDMDWGIDYPGDDGEQDLVLYVWVDAPIEYISSTKQYSERVGADAFDWETAWKEGASDEYPEGGEIVHVIGRDIIQHHTIFWPAMLEATDHAEPRAVLASGFVTLDGKGFSTSRDRAVWADEYLDEGFHPDPLRYYLATNGGFQQDVDFSWEKFAERVNTELVGTVGNFLYRSLLFAHRNYEDGPDADAPSDDVAARIDEAVDDVAAAVNDYSVRALGDAVTDLARFGNEYIQRNEPWKLVDEEPEAAGQVIYDCVALAKAIAVLFEPLAPEKSERLWDQLGEPGSVHDATVEAAREGPAGDLSEPTELFEQIEDERVEALNEKLEARVAESERDDEDDEEGETDAGEADDTDMTDIEPLSDDRISFDEFQELDIRVGRIDEAEGIEGADDLVRLTVGLGAETRTIVAGLKQLHDVDDLPDTKVIVLANMEKAELFGVESNGMVLAAGEEADLLTTYEDAGPGTKVK
- a CDS encoding thiamine-phosphate synthase family protein, which codes for MRFIEEVVVDEFLPTVRSMLAEDLRDRGFTQSEVAEALGISQSAVSKYAAGDVARREAIVADERVRDLVERVGEGLASGDLTPVAALIEIEVLIRQLEEGDLLADLHEEAMPALADADVEFSVHDPDSGLRERERVLTSVRRGLRTLTNASGFAGLIPNVGANVAECTADAATVDDVAAVPGRLVDVKGRAMVPGEPEFGVSEHVATVLLAAREAGADVRGAVNLRYDPGTVEALNESHPTVEFDAERPTREAVADAVAAADLPAGEETLVLYQTGAVGVEPIVYVLAPTAAEAARIVRELL
- the dcd gene encoding dCTP deaminase, giving the protein MILSDADILDRLAEGDLAIEPLDDVDQQVQPASVDLRLGERFLEFQRTNIPCIHPTDAGEVSEYVTETTVDEGDEFILHPGDFVLGTTVERVAIPDDLVAHVEGRSSLGRLAIVVHATAGLCDPGYEGQITLELSNLGTAPVALSPGMRVSQLTFTELKRPADRPYGAERGSKYQGQDGPQASRIGNDPEFGGEGGEAAKAAEGDRE
- a CDS encoding YIP1 family protein; the protein is MPSPLAALASLPGGLVDRVRDAFGSPRAESVAVAMLVVVTVGTALGIVALGAVFDATVDQQITVDNPDRPPESTCETFGDDSDSVLADQCDEPKRIEVDAGEELRDAATGYIHYGLLGVPLWWIMFALALHVGARVAGGSGSVGDSFVIAGWALGAELLRLGAGIAAIWYALSNAAPAGSSFEALATDLVAAITGATGPLLVASAIAIAIQWVVVVAGLEAEHDLGRGAAAGVATFFAAIALLLAAV
- a CDS encoding NfeD family protein; this encodes MDALAQSGLLSPDTLPLLLLTAGLLLSMAEALAPGANFIVVGIALIGAGLGGLILSSVVAGAALVALMAFLTLAFGAAAFYGYHEFDLYGGKGQQQTSDSDSLKGKTGTVTERVTPTGGEVKLAGGGFNPHYSARSMEGEIDEGEEVMVVDPGGGNVVTVESMGYVEDDIDRELAADRARKAAASEAEETDADAETELDRE